A single genomic interval of uncultured Desulfobacter sp. harbors:
- the flgA gene encoding flagellar basal body P-ring formation chaperone FlgA, which yields MDNAMIETGNKRQETRGRSACGAHFSLTLLAFLISLLVFNLPILAATPEKILIEVAQTAEVTSPVIYLGEIARITAPDFFKDELTRIELGKSPRAGRMKQLSGARVTATVNAMGLNDNDITIQVPKRIFVKRTSQELAPSYVEKALGEFLSGFLTKENFKLKAFRVKGLEPYPQGDLSLVFDKRYTPSDNGRLSVHAEVWVDGVKEDRLTVTGRLSQIKPVVVAATRLERGQTITPADVTLRDMDVFGRHPDVITSVDQVSGMVITRTIDKGECVTPDEFKRAPAIEKGAVIKLVAQKNRLSIITLGISKEDGYPGQPVTVQNLTSGKLVRGLVTADGTVEVVF from the coding sequence ATGGATAACGCCATGATAGAAACTGGAAACAAAAGACAAGAAACAAGAGGACGAAGCGCCTGCGGCGCCCATTTTAGTCTTACATTATTGGCGTTTTTAATTTCATTGCTCGTTTTCAATCTGCCGATATTGGCCGCCACACCGGAAAAAATTCTTATTGAAGTTGCCCAGACAGCAGAAGTTACAAGTCCTGTCATATATTTAGGAGAGATTGCAAGAATAACAGCGCCTGATTTTTTCAAAGATGAACTGACACGCATTGAGCTTGGAAAATCCCCCCGGGCCGGACGGATGAAACAGCTTTCAGGCGCAAGGGTCACAGCGACCGTAAATGCCATGGGGCTTAATGACAATGACATTACTATTCAGGTGCCTAAACGGATATTTGTCAAACGCACCAGCCAGGAGCTTGCCCCGTCATACGTGGAAAAGGCGCTTGGAGAGTTTTTATCCGGATTTTTGACAAAAGAAAATTTCAAACTAAAGGCCTTCAGAGTCAAGGGGCTTGAACCCTACCCCCAAGGCGATTTATCCCTGGTGTTTGATAAACGTTATACCCCGTCAGACAATGGGCGCCTGTCCGTTCATGCCGAAGTCTGGGTGGACGGCGTCAAAGAGGACCGGTTGACTGTCACGGGGCGTCTCTCACAAATCAAACCTGTAGTTGTTGCGGCAACACGCCTGGAAAGAGGACAGACCATTACCCCGGCGGATGTCACCCTGCGGGATATGGACGTGTTCGGACGGCACCCGGACGTAATAACGTCGGTTGATCAGGTCAGCGGCATGGTAATAACCCGGACCATTGACAAAGGGGAATGTGTGACCCCGGATGAATTCAAACGGGCGCCGGCCATTGAAAAAGGGGCAGTGATAAAGCTGGTGGCCCAAAAAAATCGTTTATCCATTATTACTTTAGGAATCAGTAAGGAAGACGGCTATCCGGGTCAGCCTGTGACAGTACAAAATTTAACATCGGGAAAACTGGTGCGCGGTCTTGTTACAGCAGACGGCACCGTGGAAGTCGTTTTTTAG
- a CDS encoding flagellar basal body L-ring protein FlgH produces the protein MWAIQKKIIRGGWAFLLVFIIGTLTGCMSGGGEPALSVVPQDTMPAPAVQPEYTMARPAEGSLWTAQNRFLLDDTKAAYIGDTVIVDIVENSSSEMEVNSEGGRSTSMSVGVPTFNAFGKVTHLGGAVGDNLIDTSFENSTKGEATSDRSGQVTASIAARVTEVMPNGNLSIFGRRAMKVDNEVQYIMVSGIIRPDDIDSDNRVESTSLADSRIEYYGKGALADKQKPGWGTRIIDNIWPW, from the coding sequence ATGTGGGCAATTCAAAAAAAAATAATACGGGGTGGTTGGGCATTTTTGCTGGTTTTTATAATCGGGACGCTTACCGGTTGTATGTCCGGTGGCGGGGAGCCGGCCTTAAGCGTTGTACCCCAAGACACAATGCCTGCACCCGCCGTGCAGCCTGAGTACACCATGGCAAGGCCTGCGGAAGGCTCTCTTTGGACGGCGCAGAACAGATTCCTGCTGGATGACACCAAAGCGGCTTATATTGGCGATACGGTGATCGTGGATATTGTGGAAAATTCCTCGTCTGAAATGGAGGTAAACTCCGAAGGCGGGCGGTCAACCAGTATGTCGGTGGGAGTGCCTACGTTTAATGCCTTCGGAAAAGTAACCCATCTTGGCGGTGCTGTCGGTGACAACCTCATTGATACCAGTTTTGAAAATTCCACCAAAGGTGAAGCCACAAGTGACAGATCCGGTCAGGTAACCGCCTCTATTGCGGCCCGGGTTACGGAAGTAATGCCCAACGGTAATTTAAGCATCTTCGGGCGCAGGGCCATGAAAGTGGATAATGAAGTTCAGTACATCATGGTTTCAGGAATTATAAGACCCGATGATATTGATTCGGACAACCGGGTGGAGTCCACGTCTTTAGCCGACTCGCGCATTGAGTACTACGGCAAGGGGGCCCTTGCCGACAAACAGAAGCCAGGTTGGGGAACACGAATAATTGATAATATCTGGCCCTGGTAA
- a CDS encoding flagellar basal body P-ring protein FlgI — protein MNNRFKKITIGIGTMVCLLSLSVPAMATRIKDMAAIQGVRSNQLTGYGLIVGLNGTGDKNNILFTRQSLTNMLKKMNLHFDKSQIKVKNVAAIMATANIPPFARIGDRIDITVSSLGDATSLKGGTLLMMPLKGVDGNIYAIAQGAVSLAVPAGMNDRDSHLLTARIINGATVEREIAFRLEGKEQLTLSLFRPDFTTARRVGDTINAALGEGIAKIIDASAIRLNVPESMQQEHVAEFIADVEGLSVVPDSVAKVVINEKTGTVVIGSEVTISSVAVAHGDLNVVIQGQDPEYIMELPGTSTIGELVNGLNSLGVRPRDLISILESIKAAGALQASLEIL, from the coding sequence ATGAACAATCGGTTCAAAAAAATAACGATCGGTATAGGTACCATGGTGTGCCTGCTTTCTCTTTCTGTGCCTGCCATGGCCACCCGAATCAAGGACATGGCCGCCATCCAGGGGGTCCGTTCCAATCAGCTCACCGGATATGGCCTGATCGTGGGGCTGAACGGTACAGGCGATAAGAACAATATTCTGTTCACCCGCCAGTCATTGACCAACATGCTTAAAAAAATGAATCTTCATTTTGACAAAAGCCAGATCAAGGTGAAAAACGTGGCAGCCATCATGGCCACGGCAAATATTCCGCCCTTTGCCCGAATCGGGGACCGCATTGACATCACGGTTTCATCGTTAGGTGATGCCACAAGCCTTAAGGGCGGGACTCTTTTAATGATGCCCCTGAAAGGGGTTGATGGTAACATTTATGCCATTGCCCAGGGTGCAGTAAGCCTTGCGGTTCCCGCCGGCATGAATGACCGGGACAGTCATCTTCTCACCGCTCGGATCATCAACGGAGCCACGGTGGAACGTGAGATCGCCTTTCGTCTCGAAGGAAAAGAACAATTGACTCTGTCTCTGTTCCGGCCCGATTTCACCACGGCCCGGCGGGTGGGAGATACCATCAATGCCGCTTTAGGGGAAGGGATTGCAAAAATCATTGATGCAAGTGCCATCCGCCTGAATGTGCCTGAATCCATGCAACAGGAGCATGTGGCGGAATTTATTGCCGATGTGGAAGGGTTGTCTGTGGTTCCGGACAGCGTTGCCAAAGTTGTGATCAATGAAAAAACCGGCACTGTGGTTATCGGCAGTGAGGTGACCATTTCAAGTGTGGCCGTGGCCCATGGGGATCTAAATGTGGTGATTCAGGGTCAAGACCCCGAGTATATTATGGAACTGCCCGGCACGTCGACCATCGGAGAACTTGTTAATGGACTGAATTCTTTGGGGGTCCGACCCAGGGATCTGATCAGTATTCTGGAAAGTATCAAGGCGGCCGGGGCGTTGCAGGCCAGTCTCGAGATACTTTAG
- a CDS encoding rod-binding protein yields the protein MSIQMPGVMTPVTDTRNTTNTAEQLQREKDLKKACQGFEALMLNTLMQRMRDTLPGDSLFPESNASDTYQTLHDQYLTENLSQGRRVTGFKEFLYQQLQDSA from the coding sequence ATGTCAATTCAAATGCCAGGGGTGATGACGCCGGTTACAGATACCCGGAATACCACAAATACGGCCGAACAGCTCCAGCGGGAAAAAGATCTTAAAAAAGCCTGCCAGGGATTTGAGGCATTAATGCTTAATACCTTAATGCAGCGTATGCGGGATACCCTGCCCGGAGACAGTCTTTTTCCGGAAAGTAATGCGTCGGACACCTACCAGACTCTGCATGATCAGTATCTCACGGAAAACTTATCCCAAGGCCGTCGTGTAACCGGCTTCAAGGAGTTCTTATACCAGCAGCTTCAGGACTCAGCTTGA
- the flgN gene encoding flagellar export chaperone FlgN, whose translation MEKATERIQTLLKEKLACYQQLHLVLKAEKKAIGTIDLGMIWETTRAKKDLIKKIEELRNNILGACQNHFPGMKKKTDTFSLGTLVNALPLPNKRKTDIRQLKRTIDKEKDIVAHFVKYNQIQIKKHMSIVDNIMDLFGNNASQARYTGKGMVTHGRKNNCLFMSQV comes from the coding sequence ATGGAAAAAGCGACCGAACGTATCCAAACGTTGCTTAAGGAAAAACTGGCCTGTTACCAGCAGCTTCATCTGGTATTGAAGGCTGAAAAAAAGGCAATCGGGACCATTGACCTTGGCATGATCTGGGAGACAACCAGAGCCAAGAAAGATCTCATCAAAAAAATCGAAGAATTGCGAAATAATATTCTTGGCGCCTGCCAAAATCATTTTCCCGGTATGAAAAAAAAAACGGATACCTTTTCCCTGGGGACACTGGTAAATGCCCTGCCGCTGCCTAATAAGCGCAAAACCGATATAAGGCAACTCAAGCGCACCATTGATAAAGAAAAAGACATCGTAGCCCATTTTGTAAAATATAATCAGATTCAGATAAAAAAACACATGTCTATTGTTGATAATATTATGGATTTGTTCGGCAATAACGCCTCCCAGGCCCGGTACACCGGCAAAGGGATGGTGACCCATGGAAGAAAGAACAACTGTTTGTTCATGTCTCAGGTGTAG
- the csrA gene encoding carbon storage regulator CsrA, with product MLILTRKVGESIVIANDIIVKVIETGKNSVRIGIDAPREISILRQEVFDAIQKENILSSQKTDNIDITTAAKLIGNKGLGKKDNED from the coding sequence ATGCTTATTCTAACACGAAAAGTTGGTGAGAGTATCGTCATCGCTAATGATATTATCGTAAAGGTGATTGAAACCGGCAAAAACAGCGTTCGAATAGGTATTGATGCGCCCCGGGAAATATCGATTCTGCGGCAGGAGGTATTTGATGCCATTCAAAAGGAGAATATTCTTTCCTCCCAGAAGACAGATAACATTGATATTACAACGGCAGCCAAACTGATAGGAAATAAGGGGCTCGGAAAAAAAGATAATGAAGATTGA
- the fliW gene encoding flagellar assembly protein FliW — translation MKIDTRQFGEMSIDDEKIINMPDGIPGFRQQKRYVLLEKKETSPFYLFQCVDDPNLAFVVMDPLRFYPEYTLSVKDFDNTIKWEFGKEELSCFVIITIPQGKPEDMTANFMAPIVINNERKEGMQLILQGSPYSHQQLLLK, via the coding sequence ATGAAGATTGATACAAGGCAATTCGGAGAAATGAGTATTGATGATGAAAAAATCATCAATATGCCGGATGGCATTCCCGGATTCAGGCAGCAGAAACGATATGTTCTTCTTGAAAAAAAGGAAACCTCACCTTTTTATCTATTTCAATGCGTAGATGACCCGAACCTGGCATTTGTGGTCATGGACCCCCTTCGTTTCTATCCTGAGTACACACTGTCTGTGAAGGATTTTGATAATACGATTAAATGGGAATTTGGAAAGGAAGAGCTATCCTGTTTTGTCATCATCACCATCCCCCAGGGTAAGCCCGAAGATATGACGGCAAACTTTATGGCGCCTATTGTGATTAACAATGAAAGAAAAGAAGGGATGCAGCTGATCCTCCAGGGCAGTCCCTACTCACACCAGCAGCTGCTTTTGAAATAA
- a CDS encoding flagellar protein FlaG → MNVTGNAITNTDRPETSIKVQRTVADTVSADITRMSELKQAASSSANTKRVESQASEQKREGPGNPVKLTREDVEDMVEALEDFADSVQTRLNFTIDDDTDDVVVKIMDKETDEVIKQFPAEELLELREKMQDLSGLLFSTNV, encoded by the coding sequence ATGAATGTAACGGGAAATGCAATAACCAATACAGACAGACCTGAAACCAGCATTAAGGTTCAGAGAACTGTTGCTGACACAGTCAGCGCTGACATTACTAGGATGTCCGAGTTAAAGCAGGCTGCATCTTCTTCGGCAAACACCAAGCGGGTTGAAAGCCAAGCTTCTGAACAAAAACGTGAGGGTCCCGGCAACCCGGTCAAGCTGACCAGAGAAGATGTCGAAGATATGGTGGAAGCCCTTGAGGACTTTGCCGACAGCGTTCAGACACGGTTGAACTTTACCATTGACGACGACACCGATGACGTGGTGGTCAAAATTATGGACAAAGAAACCGATGAAGTCATCAAGCAATTCCCTGCGGAAGAACTTCTTGAGCTTCGTGAAAAAATGCAGGACTTAAGCGGCCTTCTTTTCAGTACGAATGTTTAA
- the fliS gene encoding flagellar export chaperone FliS, with the protein MVYNALSSYQKIQINSEINPQKLILMLYEGAIKRIHFAREGVINKDPKQRGENLSKAIAIISELNASLRNIEDEQVSFLRGLFLAMMQELCKVSVTNDIQTLDRATKYLMELKRIWQTSVMEHGNTVENTNAETAQKKEVSPMSYSGYEKHGQKTSIAI; encoded by the coding sequence ATGGTATACAATGCCCTTAGTTCCTATCAGAAAATTCAGATCAACAGTGAAATCAATCCACAAAAATTGATCCTCATGCTTTATGAAGGCGCCATTAAACGTATTCACTTTGCCCGGGAAGGCGTCATAAACAAAGATCCCAAGCAAAGAGGCGAGAATCTGAGCAAGGCCATTGCCATTATCTCCGAGCTCAACGCATCCCTTCGTAATATTGAAGATGAACAAGTTTCTTTTCTAAGAGGCCTTTTTTTAGCCATGATGCAGGAACTTTGTAAAGTTTCTGTCACAAATGACATTCAAACCCTGGACCGGGCAACCAAATACCTGATGGAACTTAAACGAATATGGCAAACCAGTGTGATGGAGCACGGAAATACTGTCGAAAATACCAATGCTGAGACCGCACAAAAAAAAGAAGTGTCGCCTATGAGTTATTCAGGGTATGAAAAACATGGTCAAAAAACAAGTATTGCCATTTAA
- the yjgA gene encoding ribosome biogenesis factor YjgA, with protein MTLPIDDTPDAPLPLSKTKKKKTAEKLQKLGEDLSLLSVSQLKQLDLDSELFKALVEAKSITANVAARRHRQYIGTLMRQVDPEPILAALEQLKSAPTGLYSPKSEIDSQTDKNIQVFLDRLLAWDDDAMEKIMSTAPDIDRQRLRQLIRNANKDIARQKKNSKSFQALKEIIARI; from the coding sequence ATGACTTTACCCATAGACGACACCCCTGATGCGCCACTGCCTTTAAGCAAAACAAAGAAAAAAAAGACGGCTGAAAAACTTCAGAAGCTTGGAGAGGATTTAAGCCTGCTTTCCGTCAGTCAGCTTAAACAGCTTGATCTTGATTCCGAGCTGTTCAAGGCTCTGGTAGAGGCAAAATCCATCACCGCCAATGTGGCGGCCAGGCGCCACAGACAGTACATCGGCACCCTGATGAGACAGGTGGACCCTGAACCCATTCTGGCCGCACTTGAACAGTTGAAATCTGCCCCAACCGGTCTTTACAGTCCCAAATCCGAAATTGATTCACAAACTGACAAGAACATCCAGGTGTTTTTAGACAGATTGCTGGCCTGGGATGATGACGCCATGGAAAAAATTATGTCAACGGCCCCCGACATAGACCGCCAGCGCTTAAGACAGCTGATCAGAAATGCCAACAAAGATATAGCCAGGCAGAAAAAAAATTCAAAATCATTTCAGGCATTGAAAGAAATCATAGCCCGGATTTAG
- a CDS encoding acetyl-CoA C-acyltransferase, with protein sequence MKDVVIVSACRTAIGAFGGTLKDLNGAYLAGITMTEAVKRAGIDPAIIDDVRYGTCVEHHDTLNTTRVGALMAGIPETVPAVTINRVCISGMEAVLSGMAMIQAGMADVILAGGTEHMSGVPYAVPKARWGCRLQDANFVDALIHSLHCGSYLLPFDETSPVDTTQAPASSFLGKPYIMGHTAEFLAQHLDISREAMDTVALRSHNNAERAANDGSFADEIVPVEVPQRKKAPIIFDKDEHFRPGITLEELAALPPAFIPKIGKVTAGNASGINDGSTGMVIMSADKAKELGLTPIAKIKATGMGACHPSLMGLSPVPAVKDLMAKSGITMDDFDLIEVNEAFAAQYLGCEKELNLNREITNINGSGIGLGHPIGSTGARIMTTLMYAMKNKRKNLGLATLCGGGGVSMACAIEML encoded by the coding sequence ATGAAAGATGTTGTCATTGTATCAGCCTGCCGCACTGCCATCGGCGCCTTTGGCGGCACATTAAAAGACCTGAACGGGGCCTATCTTGCCGGCATTACCATGACAGAGGCCGTCAAACGGGCAGGGATTGATCCTGCCATTATTGATGATGTTCGCTACGGTACCTGTGTGGAGCACCACGATACCCTGAACACCACCCGGGTGGGCGCGCTTATGGCAGGTATTCCGGAGACAGTCCCTGCGGTTACCATCAACCGGGTGTGCATTTCAGGCATGGAAGCGGTCCTGTCCGGTATGGCCATGATCCAGGCAGGCATGGCCGATGTGATTCTGGCAGGCGGCACCGAGCACATGTCAGGTGTTCCCTATGCCGTACCCAAAGCCCGTTGGGGATGCCGTCTCCAGGATGCTAATTTTGTGGATGCCCTGATTCATTCCCTGCATTGCGGCTCCTATCTTCTGCCTTTTGATGAAACCTCACCTGTGGACACCACTCAGGCCCCGGCATCCTCTTTTTTGGGCAAGCCATATATTATGGGCCACACGGCAGAGTTCCTTGCCCAACATCTGGACATCAGCAGAGAGGCGATGGATACGGTTGCGCTTCGCTCCCATAACAATGCGGAACGGGCCGCCAACGACGGGAGTTTTGCCGATGAAATCGTTCCCGTTGAAGTGCCCCAGCGCAAAAAAGCCCCCATCATCTTTGACAAGGACGAACATTTCAGGCCCGGCATAACCCTGGAAGAACTTGCCGCCTTGCCGCCGGCCTTTATTCCAAAAATCGGTAAGGTCACTGCCGGTAACGCCTCGGGTATCAATGACGGCTCCACCGGCATGGTGATCATGTCCGCAGACAAGGCTAAGGAATTGGGCCTAACACCCATTGCAAAAATCAAAGCCACAGGCATGGGGGCCTGCCATCCCTCCTTAATGGGGCTCTCTCCGGTTCCGGCGGTCAAGGATTTAATGGCAAAATCCGGAATTACCATGGATGATTTTGACCTGATTGAGGTGAATGAAGCCTTTGCCGCCCAGTATCTGGGATGCGAAAAAGAGCTGAATCTTAACCGTGAGATCACCAACATCAATGGGTCCGGTATTGGTTTAGGTCACCCTATAGGCTCCACAGGCGCCCGGATTATGACCACGTTGATGTATGCCATGAAAAATAAAAGAAAAAATTTAGGCCTTGCCACGCTTTGCGGCGGCGGCGGTGTATCCATGGCTTGTGCAATCGAGATGTTGTAA
- a CDS encoding HD domain-containing protein, whose protein sequence is MPIDPVEIIRQFYDPDSTLFALLVEHSRQVAAKSLEIAKGVAHLNPDMDFIEKAAMLHDIGIFKTHSPKIGCVGKYPYVCHGYLGRELLDGLGLPREFGLVSERHTGAGITLENIIDADLPLPHRDMVPVSLEEKIICCADKFYSKSPKKRDKAMTRKKIEKSLAKLNPGHAQRFSAWADEFNL, encoded by the coding sequence ATGCCGATAGATCCTGTGGAAATTATCAGGCAGTTTTATGATCCTGATTCAACGCTTTTTGCCCTTCTGGTGGAACATAGCAGACAGGTGGCTGCAAAAAGTTTGGAGATCGCAAAGGGGGTTGCCCACCTGAACCCGGACATGGACTTCATAGAAAAAGCAGCCATGCTCCATGACATCGGTATTTTTAAAACCCATTCTCCAAAAATCGGGTGTGTGGGTAAATACCCTTATGTATGTCACGGATACCTTGGGCGTGAACTTTTAGACGGGTTGGGTCTGCCCCGGGAATTCGGCCTTGTGTCCGAACGTCATACCGGAGCCGGCATCACCCTTGAAAATATTATTGACGCCGATTTACCCCTGCCCCACAGGGATATGGTGCCTGTCTCCCTGGAAGAAAAAATCATCTGTTGCGCAGACAAATTCTATTCAAAAAGCCCCAAGAAACGAGATAAAGCCATGACTCGGAAAAAGATTGAAAAATCCCTTGCCAAACTTAATCCGGGCCATGCACAAAGATTTTCCGCCTGGGCGGATGAATTTAATCTGTAA
- the prfB gene encoding peptide chain release factor 2 (programmed frameshift) — protein MSVEYKQIISSITAKANRLKEYLDLPVKEKRLRELELLIAREDFWNDADKATEMLKERTSIAGLIDTCNAIFSDIEDVEVMLELAREESDKAAEQEAAQMLAHLEKKVKRFSLEITLDGEDDARDAIVSINAGAGGTDSQDWAEMLFRMYTRWIDKKGYKCQVIDFQEGDEAGIKGATLHVSGPNCYGFMKAESGVHRLVRISPFNASGKRQTSFAAVFVYPEIKDEINIDIDEGDLRVDVYRASGAGGQHVNKTSSAVRITHAPSGVVVQCQQESSQHRNREIAMKVLKSRLYQLEKQKQEQKRQSLHDGKDDNAWGSQIRSYVLHPYRMVKDHRIDLEIGDVDRVLDGDLDPFIEGVLMSGSLNK, from the exons ATGAGTGTAGAATACAAACAGATCATCTCTTCCATAACTGCTAAAGCCAACCGGCTTAAGGAGTATCTT GACCTCCCTGTAAAGGAAAAACGGCTTCGGGAACTTGAGCTTCTCATTGCCAGGGAAGATTTCTGGAATGATGCGGACAAAGCCACCGAAATGTTAAAGGAACGCACCTCCATCGCGGGCCTTATTGACACCTGCAATGCCATATTTTCAGACATTGAGGATGTTGAGGTGATGCTGGAACTGGCAAGGGAGGAGTCGGACAAGGCAGCCGAACAGGAAGCCGCTCAGATGCTGGCCCATCTGGAGAAAAAGGTAAAGCGCTTTTCACTGGAGATTACCCTGGACGGAGAAGATGATGCCAGGGACGCAATTGTTTCCATCAATGCCGGTGCCGGGGGAACGGATTCCCAGGACTGGGCGGAAATGCTGTTCAGGATGTATACCCGGTGGATTGATAAAAAGGGGTACAAGTGCCAGGTCATTGACTTTCAGGAGGGAGACGAAGCCGGTATCAAGGGCGCAACCCTCCATGTTTCCGGCCCAAACTGTTACGGATTCATGAAAGCCGAATCCGGTGTGCACCGCCTGGTTCGGATTTCCCCTTTCAATGCCAGCGGCAAACGCCAGACCTCTTTTGCTGCGGTTTTTGTTTATCCGGAGATCAAGGACGAAATTAATATCGACATTGATGAAGGGGATTTGCGAGTCGATGTGTACCGGGCCAGTGGGGCCGGCGGTCAGCATGTTAACAAAACCAGTTCCGCCGTACGTATCACCCATGCACCATCAGGCGTAGTGGTCCAGTGTCAGCAGGAATCTTCCCAGCACCGGAACAGGGAGATTGCCATGAAAGTGCTTAAGTCCCGGCTCTATCAGCTGGAAAAGCAGAAACAGGAGCAAAAAAGGCAGAGCCTGCATGACGGTAAGGACGACAATGCCTGGGGCAGCCAGATCCGATCCTATGTACTGCATCCCTACAGAATGGTGAAAGACCATCGTATCGACCTTGAAATCGGGGATGTGGACCGGGTGCTGGACGGAGATCTTGATCCGTTTATTGAGGGGGTGCTGATGTCCGGCTCACTGAATAAATAG
- the lnt gene encoding apolipoprotein N-acyltransferase, whose protein sequence is MHFKPIYGALLPLVPALVAGLMLFSAFPGPGFYPAAFFALVPLWLSIKRLDSMQAFYAGIGTGIGFYLPLIYWISPTLTEYGGLNPFVAMSCLLLLVLYLSLYTGVFALAMKRIPVPEGLVPFWGAVAWVALEYIRTHLFSGFPWGVLGYSQYPNLAFIQAADIFGVLGISFLLVLANGVLVSVFKAFSQKAWPKKTNMAGLGLAVVLLCSAFIYGHLKLAQIHGQMKGVPSRKISVIQANISQDRKWDNVFIDETIDRYSRLSLQTVPCDLVVWPETALPFYYGMDPVPSNRVDAMVRKAGTFFLIGIPAAQPSDQGFLYYNRACMLTPLALPKGYYDKHHLVPFGEYVPFKSLLRFAEKLTAGAGDFSKGQTGPVPLKFGTGTTGVLICFEILFPNIAREFVLNGADILTTMTNDAWFGRTQAALQHFSIAVFRAVENRRSVVRAANTGISGFVDPAGTILEKTEIFTACALTRQVPVMSGKTFYTRHGDLAAKACLVAFFLICMIKPMRKKFRRSI, encoded by the coding sequence ATGCACTTCAAACCCATATATGGCGCTTTATTGCCCCTTGTTCCTGCATTGGTCGCCGGTCTAATGCTTTTTTCAGCATTTCCGGGTCCAGGTTTTTATCCGGCAGCCTTTTTTGCCCTGGTTCCGTTATGGCTGTCCATTAAGCGGCTTGATTCAATGCAGGCTTTTTATGCAGGTATTGGCACAGGGATCGGTTTTTATCTGCCCCTTATTTACTGGATTTCTCCTACCCTGACCGAATACGGTGGTCTGAATCCTTTCGTCGCCATGTCCTGCCTGTTGCTTTTGGTCTTGTACCTGTCTCTTTACACGGGTGTTTTTGCCTTGGCCATGAAACGGATACCGGTCCCTGAAGGCCTTGTTCCATTTTGGGGGGCTGTGGCCTGGGTCGCCCTGGAATATATCAGGACACATTTGTTTTCCGGCTTTCCCTGGGGGGTGCTTGGTTACAGCCAGTATCCTAACCTTGCGTTCATTCAGGCGGCGGACATCTTCGGGGTCCTGGGGATCTCCTTTCTGCTGGTGCTTGCCAACGGGGTTTTGGTCTCTGTCTTTAAGGCGTTTTCCCAAAAGGCATGGCCTAAAAAAACAAATATGGCAGGCTTAGGCCTTGCAGTGGTCCTACTTTGCTCGGCGTTTATCTACGGCCATTTAAAATTGGCACAGATCCATGGGCAGATGAAAGGGGTACCTTCCCGGAAAATTTCGGTTATCCAGGCCAACATTTCCCAGGATCGGAAATGGGATAACGTATTTATTGATGAAACCATAGACCGGTATTCCCGGTTATCCCTCCAGACGGTTCCCTGCGATCTTGTGGTGTGGCCGGAAACAGCCTTGCCGTTTTATTACGGCATGGATCCTGTACCCTCGAACCGGGTGGATGCCATGGTGAGAAAGGCAGGTACCTTTTTTCTCATCGGCATCCCTGCCGCCCAGCCTTCGGACCAGGGGTTTTTATACTACAACCGGGCCTGTATGCTTACCCCCCTTGCCCTGCCAAAGGGCTATTATGACAAACATCACCTGGTGCCCTTTGGAGAGTATGTACCTTTCAAAAGCCTGCTTCGGTTTGCGGAAAAACTGACAGCCGGGGCCGGTGATTTCTCAAAGGGGCAAACCGGGCCGGTGCCGTTGAAATTCGGGACAGGAACAACCGGGGTTTTAATCTGTTTTGAGATCCTTTTTCCCAATATTGCCAGAGAGTTTGTGCTCAATGGGGCGGATATTTTAACCACCATGACCAATGATGCCTGGTTCGGCCGGACCCAGGCGGCACTCCAGCATTTTTCCATTGCCGTGTTCAGGGCTGTTGAAAACCGTCGCAGTGTGGTCCGGGCGGCAAACACAGGTATCTCCGGGTTTGTTGATCCTGCCGGAACCATTCTGGAAAAAACAGAAATTTTTACGGCCTGCGCGCTTACCCGTCAGGTTCCGGTCATGTCCGGCAAAACGTTTTATACCCGCCACGGGGATCTTGCCGCCAAAGCCTGCCTGGTTGCATTTTTTCTGATTTGTATGATAAAACCCATGAGAAAAAAATTTAGGAGATCTATATAA